The nucleotide sequence TTTTGGGCAACCGCCAGGGCATCAGCAAGTGTACTGGCCATGCCGGAGACAGGCTGTGGAATACCCAATTCCTTCATGATGAGACGAAACCGGTCACGGTCTTCTGCAAGGTCAATAGTTTCAGGGCTTGTGCCAAGAATGTTGACACCCTCAGAAGCTAACTCTGCTGCAATATTAAGCGGTGTTTGTCCGCCAAACTGCACAATAACACCTTCGGGTCTTTCCTTCTCGTAGATAGCCAGAACATCTTCTACTGTCAATGGCTCGAAGTACAGCTTATTAGAGGTATCATAGTCGGTTGAGACAGTCTCTGGATTACAATTGACCATAATGGAGTCATAACCCTGATCCCGCAGGGCGAATGCGGCATGTACACAGCAGTAGTCGAATTCAATCCCCTGTCCGATCCGGTTAGGCCCACCACCAAGGACCATAATCTTGCGTGAAGAGCTCACACCAACCCTGTCTGGGGCATTATATGTCGAATAGTAGTAGGCTGCATCCTCCACACCGCTCACAGGCACTGCATCCCAGGCCTCCACCACACCCAATTTAGTGCGCCTGCCACGGATATCTGCCTCTGACACATTAAGTATCTTCGCCAGATACTTATCCGCAAATCCATCCTTTTTAGCCTGAACAAGCAACTCATCCAGCGGGAGCGTACCTTTGTACTTTAGAAGTTGTTCTTCTAATTCCACTAATTCTTTCATCTGCTCAATAAACCAGGGTTTGATATATGTCCGTTGGTACAATGTGTTAATATCCGCTCCCTTGCGCAATGCCTCATACATAATGAACTGCCGCTCGCTTGAGGGATCGGTGAGCATCCCCATCAATTCCGCAAGTGACTTTGTATGAAAATCCTTGGCAAAGCCAAGGCCATAGCGACCATTCTCAAGAGATCGAATGGCTTTCTGGAAGGCTTCCTTGTAGGTCTTTCCAAGGCTCATCACCTCACCCACACCCCGCATTTGGGTACCCAGCTTATCCTCGATACCTTTAAATTTCTCGAATGCCCAGCGGGTAAATTTAACAACCACATAGTCCCCTGATGGGGTATACTTCTCCAGGGTGCCGTCACGCCAGTATGGTATCTCATCCATGGTAAGTCCACCGGCCAGCATGGATGAAACCATGGCTATAGGGAAACCCGTGGCCTTTGATGCCAATGCCGATGACCGGGAGGTGCGGGGGTTGAGCTCAATGACTACCACCCGTCCGGTTTTGGGATCATGGGCAAACTGAATGTTGGTTCCACCGATAACCTCAATAGCTTCAACAATGTCATAGGAATACTTCTGCAAGCGTTTCTGCAGCTGGGGATCAATGGTTAGCATGGGTGCCGTACAGTAAGAATCGCCGGTATGTACACCCATGGCATCCACATTTTCAATAAAGCAGACAGTAATCATTTGGTTTTTGGCATCACGTACTACTTCAAGTTCCAGCTCTTCCCAGCCGAGTACGGATTCTTCCACCAGAACCTGGCCAACAAGGCTGGCGGACAAGCCGCGAGAGACCACGGTTCGAAATTCCTCAATATTATAAACCAGGCCACCACCAGTGCCGCCCATGGTATAAGCAGGTCTGATAACCACCGGAAATCCGAGTTTTTTAACAATCTCCTCTGCCTCTTCCACGGTATAGGCAATCTCGCTTTGAGGCATTTCAATGCCGAGGCGATTCATGGTTTCTTTGAATGCCAGTCGGTCTTCCCCGCGTTCAATGGCATCAATATTTACCCCAATTACCTTAACACCATACTTCTCCAACACCCCCTTCCTGGCAAGCTCTAACGAAAGATTCAGCCCTGACTGGCCACCCAGGTTCGGAAGCAGGGCATCAGGCCGTTCCTTCTTGATGATCTCGGTTATGGATTCCAGGTTAAGTGGTTCAATGTAGGTCGCATCGGCCATACC is from Syntrophales bacterium and encodes:
- the carB gene encoding carbamoyl-phosphate synthase large subunit, with the translated sequence MSKLKDIKKVMIIGSGPIIIGQACEFDYSGTQACKALRKLGYEILLVNSNPATIMTDPGMADATYIEPLNLESITEIIKKERPDALLPNLGGQSGLNLSLELARKGVLEKYGVKVIGVNIDAIERGEDRLAFKETMNRLGIEMPQSEIAYTVEEAEEIVKKLGFPVVIRPAYTMGGTGGGLVYNIEEFRTVVSRGLSASLVGQVLVEESVLGWEELELEVVRDAKNQMITVCFIENVDAMGVHTGDSYCTAPMLTIDPQLQKRLQKYSYDIVEAIEVIGGTNIQFAHDPKTGRVVVIELNPRTSRSSALASKATGFPIAMVSSMLAGGLTMDEIPYWRDGTLEKYTPSGDYVVVKFTRWAFEKFKGIEDKLGTQMRGVGEVMSLGKTYKEAFQKAIRSLENGRYGLGFAKDFHTKSLAELMGMLTDPSSERQFIMYEALRKGADINTLYQRTYIKPWFIEQMKELVELEEQLLKYKGTLPLDELLVQAKKDGFADKYLAKILNVSEADIRGRRTKLGVVEAWDAVPVSGVEDAAYYYSTYNAPDRVGVSSSRKIMVLGGGPNRIGQGIEFDYCCVHAAFALRDQGYDSIMVNCNPETVSTDYDTSNKLYFEPLTVEDVLAIYEKERPEGVIVQFGGQTPLNIAAELASEGVNILGTSPETIDLAEDRDRFRLIMKELGIPQPVSGMASTLADALAVAQKIGYPLIVRPSYVLGGRAMEVVYDEEMLREYVNAAVDVSPERPILIEQFLEDAIEAEADAIADGTNAFVPVVMEHIELAGVHSGDSACVIPPVSIPQKHIDTIEEYTKKIAVKFNVVGLMNIQYAIANDKVYVLEANPRASRTVPLVSKVCNIPMARLATQVMLGKSLSELNLKPRSIPHFGVKEAVFPFNMFPEVDPVLGPEMRSTGEVLGMADNEGLAFYKAQEAAKQTLPTKGTVLISVPERDKPGSLEVARQFVELGFALRATSGTQKYLAEHGIDAEPIMKMHEGRPNITDAIKNREIQLVVNTPSGRLSAEDDSYIRKAAIKYKVPYITTISAALATARGIAAYRQGGGKIKSLQEYHADIS